Proteins encoded together in one Bombiscardovia nodaiensis window:
- the nrdR gene encoding transcriptional repressor NrdR → MHCPFCQNPDTKVVDTRISDDGYAIRRRRECPKCSRRFTTVETATLLVKKRSGNSEPFNRDKVISGVRKACQGRHIEEDALKQLGQQVEEDLRSRGLAQVNSDEVGKAILQPLRKLDEVAYLRFASVYQNFNGLEDFQAAIDNLRAEDLADTLL, encoded by the coding sequence ATGCACTGTCCTTTTTGTCAAAATCCAGATACGAAAGTCGTCGACACGCGAATTAGCGACGATGGCTATGCCATCCGTCGCCGTCGAGAGTGCCCGAAGTGCTCCCGTCGCTTTACAACCGTTGAAACCGCCACTCTGCTGGTTAAAAAGCGGTCTGGCAACAGCGAGCCTTTCAACAGGGACAAGGTCATCTCCGGTGTGCGCAAGGCCTGCCAGGGCAGGCATATCGAAGAAGATGCCTTGAAGCAGCTCGGGCAGCAAGTAGAAGAGGACCTTCGCTCGCGCGGGTTGGCCCAAGTGAATTCTGATGAGGTGGGCAAGGCTATCTTGCAGCCCTTGCGCAAGCTGGACGAAGTGGCCTACCTGCGTTTTGCCTCCGTCTACCAGAACTTTAACGGACTTGAAGACTTCCAGGCAGCGATCGACAACTTGCGGGCGGAAGATCTCGCTGACACCCTTCTGTGA
- the rsmH gene encoding ribosomal RNA small subunit methyltransferase H, whose product MAISQQTPPQQTPSLSQSQESSNSLSSLSQIHQPVLLDECVQLVSTALTPENPWVVDCTLGLAGHATAFLKAVPAARLLGIDRDQEALGLAQERMQAEGLSDRFLPVHAAFDQLDEILNAHQLNQVSAVFMDLGLSSLQIDERARGFSYSQDAPLDMRMDSSQELTAAQVLATYSLDDLTRIFKDYGEERFARPIARRVVQTRERAPLRTSSQLDRLVDAVVPKAHRAPGNPAKRVFQALRIEVNGELDKLVSTLPQAASHLRLGGRLVVESYHSLEDRTVKRFMASGLKFDLPQGLPVVPEQAQPFFEDLTHGALKASGQQVVSNPRSASVRLRAVQLTRPIPAERQQEWTQTSDHSVYSHHHVGRR is encoded by the coding sequence ATGGCAATTTCACAGCAGACTCCTCCACAACAAACGCCGTCCCTATCCCAGTCGCAAGAGTCGTCGAACAGCCTTTCCTCCCTGAGTCAGATTCACCAGCCGGTGCTTTTGGACGAGTGCGTGCAACTGGTCTCGACAGCCCTGACTCCAGAGAACCCCTGGGTGGTGGACTGCACACTGGGCTTAGCTGGACATGCCACGGCTTTTCTTAAAGCGGTGCCAGCGGCTCGTCTGCTGGGCATTGACCGCGACCAGGAGGCCCTGGGCCTGGCCCAGGAACGTATGCAGGCAGAAGGTCTATCTGACCGTTTCCTGCCAGTGCACGCGGCCTTCGACCAGCTGGACGAGATTCTGAACGCCCACCAGCTAAACCAGGTTAGTGCAGTATTTATGGACTTAGGGCTTTCGAGCCTGCAGATTGACGAGCGCGCGCGCGGTTTCTCCTACAGCCAGGACGCCCCTCTCGACATGCGCATGGATTCCTCTCAGGAGCTGACTGCGGCGCAAGTGTTAGCCACCTACTCCTTGGATGATTTAACACGGATTTTTAAGGACTACGGTGAAGAGCGCTTTGCCCGGCCCATCGCCCGACGCGTGGTGCAAACCCGCGAACGTGCGCCTTTGCGTACCTCCTCGCAGCTGGACCGCTTAGTAGACGCAGTTGTGCCTAAAGCCCACCGGGCTCCGGGCAATCCGGCAAAGCGCGTTTTCCAGGCCTTGCGCATTGAAGTGAACGGTGAGCTCGACAAGCTGGTGAGTACGCTGCCGCAAGCTGCCTCCCACCTGCGCCTGGGCGGACGGCTGGTGGTGGAGTCTTACCACTCGCTGGAGGACCGCACGGTGAAGCGATTCATGGCCAGCGGGCTCAAGTTCGACCTTCCCCAGGGCCTGCCGGTCGTGCCCGAGCAAGCGCAACCTTTCTTCGAAGATTTGACGCATGGGGCACTCAAAGCCAGTGGGCAGCAGGTTGTTAGCAATCCGCGTTCAGCATCCGTGCGCTTGCGGGCCGTCCAGCTGACCAGGCCGATTCCAGCCGAGCGGCAGCAAGAGTGGACACAGACTTCAGATCACAGCGTATATAGCCACCACCACGTGGGGAGGAGATGA
- the ldh gene encoding L-lactate dehydrogenase yields MAESPIKPTKLAIVGAGAVGSTLAFAAAQRGVAREIVLEDINLQRVQAEVLDMQHGSSFYPTVSIDGSDDPEVCRDADMVVITAGARQKPGQTRLDLAGATINIMKSIIPNLVKVAPNALYMLITNPVDIVTRVSIELSGLPSHQMFGSGTNLDSARLRYLIAQQTGVNVKNVHAYIAGEHGDSEVPLWSSATIGGVPMTEWRELPGHEPLDAAKREEIHQEVKNAAYKIIEGKGATNFAIAMSGVDIIESIMNDTHRILPVSSMLDDFHGINGVCMSVPSVLTRAGVNTHINTPLSDGELAALKRSAETLKETASQFGF; encoded by the coding sequence ATGGCAGAATCACCCATTAAGCCCACTAAGCTCGCTATTGTTGGCGCCGGAGCGGTCGGTTCGACCCTGGCGTTCGCGGCGGCCCAGCGGGGCGTGGCGCGTGAGATCGTCCTTGAGGACATCAATCTGCAGAGGGTTCAGGCTGAGGTGCTGGACATGCAGCACGGCTCCAGCTTCTATCCCACGGTGTCCATCGACGGTTCAGATGACCCAGAGGTTTGCCGGGATGCCGACATGGTCGTGATTACCGCAGGCGCCCGTCAGAAGCCTGGTCAGACACGCTTGGATCTGGCTGGTGCAACCATCAACATTATGAAGTCCATCATTCCCAACCTGGTGAAGGTGGCTCCCAACGCTCTGTACATGCTGATTACGAACCCGGTAGATATTGTCACCCGCGTGTCTATTGAGCTCTCCGGCCTGCCCAGCCATCAGATGTTTGGCTCTGGTACGAACCTGGATTCAGCTCGCTTGCGTTACCTGATTGCCCAGCAGACTGGCGTCAACGTTAAGAACGTGCATGCCTACATCGCTGGTGAGCACGGCGACTCTGAGGTGCCTCTGTGGTCCTCCGCCACCATCGGTGGCGTACCCATGACCGAGTGGCGGGAGCTGCCCGGTCACGAGCCGCTGGATGCTGCTAAGCGCGAGGAGATCCACCAGGAAGTCAAGAACGCTGCCTACAAGATTATTGAGGGTAAGGGCGCTACGAACTTCGCTATCGCTATGTCCGGTGTGGACATCATCGAGTCCATTATGAACGACACGCACCGCATTCTGCCTGTGTCCTCCATGCTCGATGATTTCCACGGCATCAATGGTGTGTGCATGTCGGTACCTTCAGTACTGACGCGCGCCGGTGTGAACACGCACATCAATACGCCTTTGAGCGACGGCGAGCTGGCTGCCCTCAAGCGCTCTGCTGAGACCCTTAAGGAGACTGCTTCTCAGTTTGGCTTCTAG
- the czcD gene encoding cation transporter, producing MLTLSFSTTIFLVEVVGAIVTNSLALLVDAAHMLTDIAMLAAATVTAILMQRKPTAKRTWGWARLEVLTATLGSMVLFVVGIYAVIEAGIRLFSSESEQVKSPSFLLFFGVVGVAANLSSLLVLYAQRADNLNMKAAFLEVMNDALGSFAVVISAVVMLLTKWGEFDAIAGGVIALMMIPRAASLFVSSVKILLEETPSDLDVDQVREHLAKVPGVVAVHDLHASTVASGMPQLSAHVTVKPGTSMEEAGVMLAKMQDCLLEHFPVSIEHTTFQIEPENYKERHSEHLDM from the coding sequence ATGCTCACCTTGAGCTTTTCGACCACCATCTTTTTGGTCGAAGTGGTGGGAGCCATCGTCACTAACAGCTTGGCCCTGCTGGTTGATGCTGCTCATATGCTGACTGATATCGCTATGCTAGCCGCCGCTACTGTCACAGCCATTCTTATGCAGCGCAAGCCTACTGCGAAGCGTACCTGGGGCTGGGCCAGGCTTGAAGTGCTGACGGCTACTCTCGGTTCGATGGTGTTATTTGTAGTCGGTATTTATGCTGTGATCGAGGCTGGTATTCGGCTATTTTCCAGTGAGAGCGAACAGGTAAAATCACCCAGCTTCCTTCTCTTCTTTGGCGTGGTGGGAGTGGCAGCTAACCTCTCGTCTTTGCTAGTCTTATATGCCCAGCGTGCGGATAATCTCAATATGAAGGCTGCGTTCTTGGAGGTTATGAACGATGCTTTGGGGTCCTTTGCGGTAGTAATTTCTGCTGTCGTCATGCTGTTGACGAAATGGGGCGAGTTTGATGCCATCGCAGGAGGTGTCATCGCTCTGATGATGATTCCTCGGGCTGCCTCCCTCTTTGTGAGTAGTGTCAAAATACTCTTGGAGGAGACACCTTCGGATCTCGATGTTGACCAAGTGCGCGAGCACCTAGCAAAGGTTCCTGGCGTGGTGGCCGTTCATGACTTGCATGCCAGCACTGTAGCTAGCGGAATGCCTCAACTATCGGCGCATGTGACCGTGAAGCCGGGTACCAGCATGGAAGAAGCTGGGGTCATGTTGGCCAAGATGCAGGACTGCCTGCTTGAGCATTTTCCAGTGAGCATTGAGCACACTACTTTTCAGATCGAACCTGAAAATTACAAGGAGCGGCACAGCGAGCACTTGGATATGTGA
- the hflX gene encoding GTPase HflX, whose protein sequence is MTQKSTGMQSDSQLGEAEHRREEAPLDSRSQVLLEGGADEFESSSGDELWQERERRNLFKHVEGLGELEDVSEVEYRKVRLERVVLVGVYSSAQTTSDEAEESLRELAALAQTAGAQVLDGLLQQRDKPDPATYVGSGKARELANVVASQEADTIIVDDDLQPSQRRALEDVTKVKVVDRTALILDIFAQHATSREGKAQVQLAQLEYMLPRLRGWGGSLSRQAGGQAAGQSGGIGSRGPGETKIETDRRVIRHQISRLKRQIAQMGPAREVKRGSRKRYGLPTVAVVGYTNAGKSSVTNRLTGSQELVGNALFATLDTAVRRAKTADGRYYALVDTVGFVRRLPTQLVEAFKSTLEEVAEADLIVHVVDGSHPDPFGQIEAVDKVLAQIDGAADIGRLIVFNKADRMDQAARLRVSQLEPEACIVSARTGEGIDELREQVESLLPHPDVRVKAKLPYSAGALLSQIREFGQVRQIGYEADGIELVADVDNRLAAQVISQSIDGHDKQE, encoded by the coding sequence GTGACCCAAAAGTCCACAGGAATGCAGTCTGACTCGCAACTTGGCGAGGCGGAGCACAGGCGTGAAGAAGCGCCCTTAGATAGTCGTTCGCAGGTGCTGCTCGAAGGCGGCGCCGACGAGTTTGAAAGTTCGAGCGGGGACGAACTTTGGCAGGAGCGAGAGCGGCGGAACCTCTTCAAGCACGTTGAAGGCCTGGGCGAGCTTGAGGACGTGTCCGAGGTGGAATACCGCAAGGTACGCCTGGAGCGTGTCGTACTGGTGGGGGTGTATTCCTCGGCGCAGACCACCTCAGACGAGGCAGAGGAATCCCTGCGAGAGCTTGCGGCTTTAGCCCAGACAGCGGGTGCGCAGGTTTTGGATGGGCTCCTTCAGCAACGCGACAAGCCCGATCCTGCCACCTATGTGGGCTCGGGAAAGGCCCGGGAATTGGCGAATGTGGTGGCCAGCCAAGAGGCGGACACCATCATTGTGGACGACGACCTACAGCCCTCCCAGCGCCGTGCCCTAGAGGATGTGACCAAGGTTAAAGTGGTTGACCGCACAGCCTTGATTCTCGACATTTTTGCCCAACACGCCACCAGTCGCGAGGGCAAGGCCCAGGTGCAACTCGCTCAGCTGGAATATATGCTTCCCAGGCTGCGTGGCTGGGGTGGCTCGCTCTCCAGGCAGGCGGGCGGGCAGGCGGCTGGTCAGTCCGGCGGCATTGGTTCGCGCGGCCCTGGTGAAACAAAAATTGAAACAGACCGCCGGGTCATCCGACATCAGATTTCCCGGCTCAAGCGTCAGATTGCTCAGATGGGGCCTGCTCGCGAGGTCAAGCGTGGCTCCCGGAAGCGCTACGGGCTGCCAACGGTTGCGGTCGTTGGCTACACCAATGCGGGCAAGTCGTCGGTGACCAACCGACTCACCGGCTCTCAGGAATTGGTGGGAAATGCGCTGTTTGCCACCTTGGATACGGCTGTGCGCCGGGCTAAGACTGCGGACGGCCGATATTATGCGCTGGTAGACACGGTGGGATTTGTGCGCCGCCTGCCCACACAGCTGGTTGAAGCCTTCAAATCCACCCTCGAAGAAGTAGCCGAAGCCGACCTTATTGTCCATGTGGTCGACGGCTCCCACCCCGACCCCTTCGGCCAGATTGAGGCAGTCGATAAGGTCTTGGCCCAGATTGACGGCGCGGCGGACATAGGACGTCTCATTGTCTTCAACAAGGCGGATAGGATGGATCAGGCAGCCCGCCTGCGCGTCAGTCAGCTGGAGCCCGAAGCCTGCATCGTGTCGGCTCGGACCGGTGAGGGCATCGACGAGCTGCGGGAGCAGGTCGAATCCTTGCTGCCGCATCCAGATGTGCGAGTAAAGGCGAAATTGCCGTATTCGGCAGGCGCTCTGCTCTCGCAAATACGCGAGTTTGGGCAGGTTCGGCAGATAGGATACGAGGCTGACGGCATTGAGCTCGTGGCAGACGTTGACAACAGGTTGGCGGCGCAGGTCATAAGTCAGTCAATCGACGGGCACGATAAGCAGGAGTAA
- a CDS encoding DNA helicase, with translation MSTYSSQLHEEQGAVDRAYGRLDSLRTQTKSRLDAVRAAGSHGSPTQRTERDSFANMYEDRLAQLRAVEDRLVFGRLDQSDGERRYIGRIGLSSEAHEPILTDWRAEAARPFYEATPSHHGNIALRRHITLSFRTVTGIEDEVLDVHSREVDQAASQGTLAGEGALLASLSSRRTGKMTDIVATIQAEQDRIIRADLGHAVVVQGGPGTGKTAVALHRAAYLLYTHRATLERSGVLVVGPSSTFLRYIDQVLPSLGETGVLSRTIGDLIPGYEATASESAYVARLKGDKRMAALIASAVHSRERVPSELPAVSVEGVRVPMLAVDLEQALSDAHRTRQPHNKARETFARAVLQAMVNRYAERVDYEPEADELSRVKALLRMNDQVRKTINLAWLPMKADWLLDNLWSHPALITRLAPWLSPEQVQSLVRPKGSPLTVSDIPLLDEAMELLGPDPKEMARQAAQEARQAQERQFAQDTLAQNGIGTGLVTSQMLLDNINGLDTQAVAQRAAEDREWAFGHIVVDEAQELTAMDWRMLVRRCPSRSFTIVGDVAQTSALGGTRSWQQTMDQLFGPDGWDLNELTIDYRNPQEVSQLAARFAQAQGLHVSTLKAVRAVPGAVERIRVSSPEECLEAASQAAARLAHKFVSPDGTGRVAVITAADQVTALKAAVGKAYRQAAGGSAADRLASQSQWDRQLIVTATDGTKGLEFDAVVLVDPQRIADSAPSRLVAASDLYVAMTRPTQQLVIVEQADDGANATWDK, from the coding sequence ATGTCAACCTACTCTTCACAGCTACACGAAGAACAAGGAGCCGTAGACCGCGCATACGGTCGACTTGACAGCCTACGCACGCAGACCAAATCTCGCCTCGATGCCGTTCGAGCGGCGGGCTCCCATGGCTCGCCCACCCAGCGCACCGAACGTGACTCCTTTGCCAACATGTACGAGGACCGCCTGGCCCAACTGAGGGCTGTGGAGGACCGCCTGGTGTTTGGCCGCCTAGACCAGAGCGACGGAGAGCGGCGCTATATCGGCAGAATTGGCCTGTCGAGTGAGGCCCACGAACCCATTTTGACCGACTGGCGAGCAGAAGCCGCCCGGCCCTTCTACGAAGCCACCCCCTCCCACCACGGCAACATTGCCCTGCGCCGACACATTACCCTGAGCTTCCGCACAGTCACCGGCATTGAAGACGAAGTGCTCGACGTGCACTCCCGCGAAGTAGACCAAGCCGCCAGTCAGGGAACCTTGGCAGGAGAAGGCGCACTCTTAGCCTCGCTCTCCAGCAGGCGAACCGGCAAAATGACCGACATCGTGGCCACCATCCAGGCTGAGCAGGACCGCATTATCCGCGCCGATTTAGGCCACGCAGTCGTCGTCCAAGGCGGGCCAGGAACGGGAAAAACAGCTGTAGCCCTCCACCGTGCCGCCTACCTGCTCTACACTCACCGGGCCACACTCGAGCGCTCCGGAGTCCTTGTTGTGGGCCCCAGTTCCACTTTTTTGCGCTACATTGACCAGGTGCTGCCCTCCTTGGGGGAGACTGGCGTGCTCAGCCGCACCATTGGCGACCTGATTCCAGGCTACGAAGCAACGGCCAGCGAAAGCGCTTACGTGGCCCGGCTCAAGGGAGACAAGCGAATGGCAGCGCTGATTGCGAGCGCGGTCCACAGCCGCGAGCGTGTTCCTTCTGAGCTGCCTGCCGTCTCCGTTGAAGGAGTGCGCGTGCCCATGCTCGCCGTCGACCTAGAACAGGCCTTGAGCGATGCTCACCGCACCCGGCAGCCGCACAATAAGGCCCGCGAGACTTTCGCTCGCGCGGTACTGCAGGCGATGGTCAATCGCTACGCCGAGCGCGTAGATTATGAGCCCGAAGCCGATGAACTCTCCCGGGTTAAAGCCCTGCTGCGCATGAACGACCAGGTGCGCAAGACCATTAACCTGGCCTGGCTACCCATGAAGGCCGACTGGTTGCTCGACAACCTGTGGTCTCATCCGGCGCTCATCACCCGCCTGGCCCCCTGGCTCAGCCCCGAGCAAGTTCAATCCTTAGTGCGCCCCAAGGGCTCGCCACTCACCGTTTCCGACATTCCCCTCCTCGACGAAGCCATGGAATTGCTGGGCCCGGACCCCAAAGAGATGGCCCGGCAGGCAGCTCAAGAAGCCCGGCAGGCCCAAGAACGGCAGTTTGCACAGGACACTTTGGCTCAAAATGGGATTGGGACCGGCCTAGTCACCTCTCAGATGCTCCTCGACAACATCAATGGTCTGGACACTCAGGCCGTAGCTCAGCGGGCTGCGGAAGATCGAGAGTGGGCGTTTGGCCATATTGTTGTTGACGAAGCCCAGGAGCTGACAGCCATGGACTGGCGGATGCTCGTCCGCCGCTGCCCCTCGCGCTCGTTCACCATTGTGGGAGATGTCGCTCAAACCTCAGCTCTGGGGGGCACGCGCTCCTGGCAGCAGACCATGGACCAGCTTTTTGGACCAGATGGTTGGGACCTAAATGAATTGACGATCGACTACCGTAACCCTCAAGAGGTCTCCCAGCTAGCTGCCCGCTTTGCCCAAGCTCAGGGCCTCCACGTTTCCACACTCAAGGCCGTTAGGGCCGTACCAGGAGCAGTCGAGCGCATCCGCGTCAGCTCACCAGAGGAGTGTCTGGAAGCTGCAAGCCAGGCAGCTGCGCGCCTAGCCCACAAGTTTGTCTCGCCCGACGGGACCGGACGAGTGGCGGTCATCACCGCTGCAGATCAGGTGACCGCTTTGAAAGCTGCCGTAGGCAAAGCCTACCGCCAGGCCGCCGGAGGCTCGGCTGCCGATCGTCTGGCCAGCCAAAGTCAATGGGACCGCCAGCTCATCGTAACAGCGACGGATGGAACCAAGGGCTTAGAGTTTGACGCGGTCGTTTTGGTAGACCCTCAGCGGATTGCTGACTCAGCCCCGTCAAGACTGGTGGCAGCTTCAGATTTATACGTTGCTATGACTAGACCCACCCAGCAGTTAGTTATTGTGGAACAGGCAGACGACGGCGCAAACGCAACCTGGGATAAGTAG
- a CDS encoding 16S RNA G1207 methylase RsmC, translated as MNSKYESVVDSCSKRQKVVDVGEGQGKQQQGNEQYFAAQPASTDLRHQLTVTLAGEPMKVEVSQGVFSSHRLDLGTSVLLRHAPEPEHPGTFLDLGCGWGPIALHLAKLSPQSTVWALDINERALDLTRQNARINGLSAVRAVNADQLPADLTFDQIWSNPPIRVGKEALHQLLMAYLPRLNTGGVAYLVVQRNLGSDSLIPWLQEHLPAGFEVSKYASSKGYRVIEVTRA; from the coding sequence ATGAACAGCAAGTATGAATCCGTAGTGGACAGTTGCAGTAAAAGGCAGAAAGTAGTGGACGTGGGCGAGGGTCAAGGCAAGCAGCAGCAAGGTAATGAGCAGTATTTCGCGGCCCAGCCAGCCTCCACAGACCTCCGCCACCAACTCACGGTAACCCTGGCCGGCGAGCCCATGAAGGTGGAAGTCTCCCAGGGCGTTTTTTCTTCCCACCGCCTAGATTTGGGCACTTCCGTCCTCCTGCGCCACGCTCCAGAGCCTGAACATCCTGGCACCTTCCTCGACCTAGGCTGCGGCTGGGGTCCCATCGCCCTGCATCTGGCGAAGCTGAGCCCCCAATCTACGGTCTGGGCGCTCGACATCAACGAACGAGCCCTGGATTTGACCCGACAAAACGCTCGAATAAACGGTTTGTCTGCCGTCCGCGCCGTCAATGCCGACCAGCTGCCTGCCGACCTGACCTTTGACCAAATCTGGTCCAATCCCCCCATTCGCGTGGGCAAGGAGGCCCTTCACCAGCTCCTGATGGCCTACCTGCCCCGCCTAAATACCGGCGGTGTGGCCTATCTTGTGGTGCAGCGCAACCTGGGCTCCGACTCCCTCATTCCTTGGCTGCAGGAGCATCTGCCCGCTGGGTTTGAGGTCAGCAAATATGCGTCTTCGAAAGGGTATCGAGTGATTGAGGTCACGCGCGCATGA
- the mraZ gene encoding transcriptional regulator MraZ, whose translation MTDANSQETTFEQITDQSALPALLLGTYTPKMDAKGRMALPAKFRSRLGAGLVMARGQERCVYLLPADEFRRIAAQIQRTSLGNRAAREYLRVFLSGAVDQDPDKQGRVLVPPMLREYAHLGQDIVVIGVGTRAEIWDKDAWQSYLASKEQGYSDIADDVLPVVDF comes from the coding sequence GTGACCGATGCGAACAGCCAGGAGACCACCTTCGAGCAGATCACCGACCAGTCTGCGCTTCCTGCGCTCTTACTGGGCACCTACACGCCCAAGATGGATGCGAAGGGTCGTATGGCGCTGCCTGCGAAATTCCGCAGCCGCTTGGGAGCAGGGCTCGTGATGGCTCGCGGCCAGGAGCGCTGCGTCTACCTCCTACCTGCCGACGAATTCCGCCGTATAGCCGCACAAATTCAGCGGACCTCCCTGGGCAACCGGGCCGCCCGCGAGTACCTGCGCGTTTTCCTCTCTGGCGCTGTAGACCAGGATCCAGACAAGCAGGGCCGCGTGCTGGTGCCGCCTATGCTGCGTGAATACGCTCATCTGGGCCAAGATATCGTTGTTATTGGAGTAGGAACCCGAGCTGAGATTTGGGACAAGGACGCTTGGCAGTCTTATCTGGCCAGCAAGGAGCAGGGCTACTCCGACATTGCTGACGACGTGTTACCGGTGGTGGATTTCTGA
- the lexA gene encoding LexA repressor: MGTIPFTGAQTAGTGKIQVDRPELTDRQQRVLSAIRTHLSKQGFAPSYREIGFAAGLKSPSSVKHQLEVLEELGYIRTNANKGRAIELVEESSPQAAEHQGSVVIDFPHVSQASSESIEHSRDVPLVGRIAAGQPITAEQHVDDIMRLPERLTGTGQLFMLEVHGDSMIEAAICDGDFVVVREQPTAENGDIVAALLDDEATVKTFRNEDGHVWLIPHNPAYSPIDGTDAAIMGKVVTVLRKV, from the coding sequence GTGGGCACCATACCCTTTACTGGAGCGCAGACAGCAGGCACTGGCAAGATTCAAGTCGACCGGCCCGAGCTCACCGACCGCCAACAGCGCGTCTTATCTGCCATCCGCACGCATTTGTCCAAGCAAGGGTTCGCTCCCTCCTACCGCGAAATCGGATTTGCTGCGGGCCTCAAAAGCCCTTCCTCAGTCAAGCATCAGCTCGAAGTGCTCGAGGAGTTGGGCTACATCCGCACTAACGCCAACAAGGGACGAGCGATCGAACTCGTCGAGGAATCGAGCCCGCAAGCTGCTGAGCATCAGGGCTCTGTCGTCATCGACTTCCCTCATGTTTCACAGGCCAGCAGCGAATCTATAGAGCACTCCAGGGACGTGCCGCTCGTCGGACGCATCGCCGCCGGTCAGCCCATTACTGCTGAGCAGCACGTCGACGACATCATGCGCCTACCGGAACGGCTGACGGGCACTGGCCAACTCTTTATGCTGGAAGTACACGGCGACTCCATGATTGAAGCAGCTATCTGTGATGGCGATTTCGTAGTCGTCCGCGAACAACCGACAGCCGAAAACGGCGACATCGTGGCAGCCCTGCTCGACGATGAGGCCACGGTCAAAACTTTTCGCAATGAAGATGGCCATGTCTGGCTCATCCCCCACAACCCGGCATACTCCCCCATTGACGGCACCGATGCAGCAATCATGGGCAAGGTTGTAACCGTACTGAGAAAGGTATAA